Part of the Sorghum bicolor cultivar BTx623 chromosome 1, Sorghum_bicolor_NCBIv3, whole genome shotgun sequence genome, GCGTCTCGCTTCCTGAAACCGTTGCTTCAGAGCGAGATTCTCGGCTGTCTGGATGGCAATTAGTTCGTCTGCATCTTTCATTTCTCGTGTCAGATTCTGTGTCCGAATCCGAATAGTACGTGGCCAAGATTGTCCGTATCTTTCATTTCTCGTGCCTTTTATTCTTGTTAGTGATTCTGTTATTGTTTGATATGATTAATTCTGCCTCTTGAGCATGTTTAAGATGATCAAATGGAGAGTGGTGCTATTAATTTTTCACATCATTGTGATGGAATCATCTTGGTCATGGTTTCCATGTCAagattatgtcacattgatggATGGTGGTTTTATTGATGAAATTATTGGCTGGagttgtgtgtttgtgaaagaTATCGTTAAATTGTTGCCATCATCGTCAAGTTCTGCTGCTGCCTTGTCATTAACGTTTTTTCACTGTTTCCTTGTTTCATTATTTCCTTAATTGAGATTTTCTGATTTTGTGACATGATATGCTTAGTTAGTATATATACTGGAAAACTGCATTGCTAGTTTACCACTCTCATTGTCGATGTTGCAATTTGTAAAAGGTCTACTGTGACTTCGTAGGAGGAATATTTTTTGCTTAATTACATTATTGTTATGGCTAGATTTTCACTGATTATGTAGGAAAAGGATTAGGGCAAGGCGTTGTTCCTTTATGTTTTATTCTATCACCTATCATGTGTCCTCCGATGGTTATCTATGATAAAGGAAGAAAGAATACAAGGAGCCATGACCTGCGCTGTCCGATGTTAGTCAAATCAGATGATTTAACAAAATAACAAGTGCAAGTGCTTGTGTATCTCCCTTTCAGATGTTAGTtcataataatttatttttggTCATGGTTCAGGAAATAAGGTATCATAGTTGTAGATATGTGCTCCTGGTCATGCATGAGTAGATTGGTTCTTAGGTTTGCTAAATTGTCATATATCAAAGGGTCTCAATACCCCAGTTCTCTAGTAATAGTAAGTAGAAATGTGTGTGAAAATTGTTTGCCATAAGACTGAACATTTTTTGTGCCCATCTCTGCTGTCAATGAAAAATATATATCGCCGATCCTGCTTCCAATGGCAGTCTTGATAAATATTTGTTGTTATTACTGTTTGGTGCCTTCCAATTTTTCATCTACCATTTTTAAGTTTTGTTCAAGTCATTGTCTAATTCAATTCTGCATGCTGACAGAAACAGAGAAGACATCACAAACAAGACACAAGGAGTTCTGGAAGGAGAGCTGGTGAACTGGGTCACTTATCTAGTTTTCTTGAATCAACGAGGAAACGTATTGGGATAGACCCTGTGACATGTCAAGCTGCTATCCCTGAGTATAATGACCCATCTGAGGAATCTAACGCTAACTACAGAAATGATAAAGATACCTTACAAAGGATGGGCACGGTGGTCAGGCTGCCACCCATTGTGGAGCCACCGAGGACAAGGAAATGTTCTCATCCTGTATCTGAGGATGACAATTGTAAATGTTCTCATCCTGGATCTGAGGCCTGCGTAGAAGTTCATGTAAGAGAGGCCTGGAAGAGGGTCAAGTATCAACTGGGTGATCAGGCTTTCAGAAACTGCGGGTTCGATGCAATGGGTGAGCGAGTTCTGAAGTTATGGACTGCAGAAGAGAAGAAAAAACTTGCTGATATTGAGAAATTGATTCCTCAGAGTAAGAGTTCTGATGAAGACTTCATGAAGGTTGCCTTGGAGCAGTTTAGCTCAGAGAGAACAACAGATTTGGCTAAGTATTACTACAACGTTTTTCTTCCAAGAAGGTTGGCCAGCCTGAATAGAACAGAAGCTACAAACTCCATAGATGCGAGTCCAGATAATGAAGGCAACAATCAAGATGATGACAACAAAGTGCATCGCTCTGAAGAGAAGAGTAAAGGCTCTGGATCATCTTCCAAAAGGTAGCAATATCACTTATGCCTTGAAAACCATTTTACTTTGTGCAACATAGTCCTACCAATCATATGCTATCATTTTCACAAAATATTTTCTGACTAAGGAGCAAAGTAATTTCTGTCATTTATTAGGGTGTATGTCAACCTTGTTCATTGGGTTTTCCATAATGATATTGCTgtgttgcatctgtaaatttcCAAACAGAGACACTACCTGCACTATAATAATAATATCAGTGACCATTTTGGAAACTGGTAAAGGTCCTTGTTAGTAATATATACATTTAATCAATTAAGGGTTTGTACGTCCCTGAAAAATGAAAAAGGGTTTATAACTACATGGAGGTTGGCTATTGCTTTCTACTTATAATGCTAAACCCGCATCAAATTACAATTTGATACTTCTAAAAGGGGATGAGTAATCCAATTTTTTGTATTGATATCCTCAAATGACTTTGAAAGTTTTGTGTATCCTGTCTGTGTACATAACAATTGGTTATGTGTGATTCTTATAGTGATTTTTCTTGCTGAAAACAGCAGTCAATTGTGACAGTACTTTATGTCTCTTCCACTTGCGAGTTGAACATGTCTTTTCTCCTTGCTATTGTGCTAATTGCATTCAGCTTTCTTTGGCAGGTCCTTGGGGTAGGAGAAATGCCATACATGCGGGTGACATTTTGCTGTGGAGGAAGAGGAAGTAGGAAAAACCTGAAATACCTTAATTGCTTTGGACAATTGACCATTCTTTTTTTCAAGTGGACTGGGGTAGTCTTCAAGGTTACATATCTCTGGCTATATGCAGTTGGAGTTGGAGTAGAAAAATATCACTTTTGCAGTGCTTGAAAGTGAATGGTTATTAGGTATCAAACTTAAATCAGCTACCAGTGAGTAGACACTGGAGTAAACATATGCTGATGAGTTAGTCTAACCTTTTTTCTCCTCGAGAGAGCGTATATGTTCATGCATCGTGCCATTTTGCATGGACGCACATAATAGCAAATCGAGAAAAAAGACATGGTATAGAGATGCAGAGAGTTTACCAGATATGTTGGTCACCATTTATGGATTGTTATGACATACATCCTGGTAGCGAAATTTTGCTCAGCCAGTTTGATGGTTGTTGGAAAATCTCATGTTTTTCTCTCTGCTCCTTGATGAGTTGCTTTCTTATAACTTGTCATGCCTATTGGCAGACTAATGTGGTATGCTGGCACAGAGATATCATTATGGAAAACTCACTGATGCCACTGGGTATCCAAATACAATAACAGTACCCATCCAGTGATCCAATACACAAACAACTCATACTTGCGGACATCTCAGAAATGAGTAAATGCAAGTAACTTTCTCTAGTAAATGGTTGAAATTGGTGTACCTAGTAACTATACTACAAGAGAGGCCTGGCAAGCAAGTAATTACTCCATTGGTTTCAACTTACAAGGTGTTTCggtttttctagatatattgtttttgctatgtatctggacatagtgtatatctaaatacatagaaaaactatgtatctagaaaaagtCAAAACACCTTATAatttatggagggagtactattcAGTGTACTAATTAAAAGTGTTAACATGTAGAACTCAAAATGACAAGCAACATCTTAACAAATTGTAATTTCTTGTCTAGTAATCGCTAGACATTGAGCAACTCCTAGAAGCACTACAGTCTGCTACACACTACGATATTAATACCAGCGATAAAATAGAGTGCTACAATAGGTCATGCTACCCAATACAACATAATTAATCGGACAAAAGACCACCTCTCTTGCGCAAAACAGTAGCCACAAGTAGAAACATTCCATTATACAAAAATCAAGTGAACTCCATGTTCTGCAATACTTGCTCACTTCATAAACCAGAATCAATCCATTATATAGTGCCCATTTCATGCTTTTGAGCCAGACAACAATTCAAGCTGTCGTTAGCACACATTTGTTTGATTAAACTCACAAGGTAAAGCTAGTTTGTTCAATAAGGAGAGGTACGACCATTGTATGACAGTACAAATTAGGACATTAGTTGAATGTCTTTTTTTTGTGATCACAGGGAGGAAAAAGATTTAGAGAAATTCTTATGTGACTAGTGAGTACAGTACATCTGGGATGCAATAGTGATATCCAATATTGAATATTAAGTATGAAATTTCCAGACAATAGAGAGAAATATCTTGAAGTTGAATTGTCTTAGTAGATAAAGGGCCATTGAATTCTGACTAGAAGACAACTGCAATAGGTTGAACTCGATCAATGAGACATAAAGGattgatacaacaattggcTAGAGTTCTAGAATCCCAATACTATTCTAGTGGGAACAATGTAACATAGCGTTTGGTTGGGAGATAAGATGGAGTGAGATGGCTTAGAGCCCAAATAAATCAGAAATTCTTCATGGAAATTATTATTCTCCTTTGCTGGGCCATCTGGATGAGCAGATATAATCTCATCTTCAGAAAAACTCCTTCCACTCAAGGTTGCAAGGCCATCTTCAAAAATGAGATACAGCTGATGCTATGCAGAGCAAAGGAGAAGTACTTCCCCAAAATTCAGGAATGGATAAACCATTTAGAGTAATTTGGAGGCCCCCTATTTACTACCTAATATAAAAGTCAGGGGACACAACATACTATTAGAGCTAAAATGTCAATGTAGTAAGGGCATCCTAGAAAACTTCAAGAAAATTTTACTTTTAATTGGCTAGACAAATTGTCCATTTCATTCAAAACAATGGCAGACAGAAAAAATTGTCCATGTCATTTACATGTGCATGTTTGTATGAGCAAATAAAAGTGTGCTTCAGAAAAAAAGGATCGGCATGTAGATGTCAATTAATATCCTGTAAACCATGCAGGAGGTGGTGTCCAGAAACCACAGTGGCCTTATATGCCTGCCTCATGCTCCAGTATAAACCATCTGTTTACACTCTCATAACTCCTGTTTTCCTTTCTTTGCTATTAGATCTGTGTCTTAATCCATCTCTCTAATCCTGattcttgagtttttgatgcaCTGCATTACAGGATGTCATATAGATTGAAATTTTTGGCAGTTCTTGATTGGCCTGGTGTCCTATAGCTCTTGTAAATTATAGAAGCATCCACCAACACTCACTACCTTTCTTCTCCTCTTTGTCTGTGGACACATACATAGGCTTTGCAAATCTGTCAAGTGTGTTGACAAGAAGCTTGGACAGATCAGCCTCACCAGTGAAAGTGaaatcatcttccttgatagcCTCCTCATCTGCAACTGCTACCTTGTCAGAAGCATCTGCTGCATTGGGCTTGGACACAACGCCAAGGATTGGTGAATCCACCAGTTTTGGCAGGGAAGCAAACGGCCGAACATTACTGATTTGCTCTCGTTCTTCTGTGGTTTATGGCAAAGATGCATTAAGATGTACAATTAGTTGACAAAAAGGTTCATCAAAGCACACAGTTCAGGAAATCACAaagttgagagagagagggaaaaaGCAAAGAGCAAAATCTATGGATTTAGTGACTGCCTGACCGGCGAGGCATCTCACCTTCATTGGGCTTTGTTGGCCCTTCCTCCACTACCTGAACCACCTGCTCTTCCTTAGGATCATCACTTACTGTAGGCTCGTTGACTGCATCAGAAGAATCAGCTGCACATTCAGAAACAATCAGCATCTGTGTCCCCACAAAATCTACAATTCGATAACAGCAAATGAAGGAATACAAAAACCAGCATTTAAATATGTATTCAAGCAATAAGGggctgtttagttcccaaaaattttgcaaaatttttcaagattctcggtcacatcgaatcttgcggcacatgcatggagcattaaatatagataaaaaaataactaattgcaaggtttgactgtaatttgcaagacgaatttttgagcctagttagtccaagattgaacaataattgtcaaatacaaacgaaaatgctacagtagccattttgcaaaaattttctgcAACTAAACAGGGGCTAACAAAAAATACATGAGTTAATCAGGAGAAGCGACTTGACCTCACCTTTCTGGTCCTTACATGCCGCCACCCTCACCTTggatcttgttggcctcctTCTCTTTCTCTTTGCCGTGGCCACTTCTTCTGCCTCCACAGCTGCTATAGCCTCTGGTGCCACTGTCACCTGGCCTGGCTGCACCTCCTCCTGTGCCTTATACACTGTGACCTTCCTTGTCTCATTCTCGCCTTCCTGTGGTTTTGCGGCCTCCTCCACCTTGGGAACAACTTCATGCTCATTAGGATCAACTTCAGACCCTATGGTTGTGTCAGAAGAATCAGCTGCACATTCAGAAATTAGCAGATAGCTCACGAACAATATCAAGTCTACAACAACATACTACTAATAATTCAGCATCAAAATCATAACTAAGCAATCGAAGTTAATCAGGGGAGGCGAGAAGTTGTCCTCACCTTTCTGCCCCTTCCGTGCTGCTGTTGTAACCTTGGATCTTGTGGACCTTCTCGTCCTTTTCTTCGCCATGGCCACCTCTTCCGCCGGCCTCTGATCTTGCTGCAAATCCTCATGTGTCTTATGTGGTGCGGCTCTCCTCGTCACGTTTTGACCTTCCTGTGGCACAGCTGCCATAGCCTCTGGTGCTATTGTCACCTGGCCTGGCTGCACCTCCTCTCGTGCCTTGTACACTGTGGCCTTCCTTGTCTCATTCTTGCCTTCCTGTGGTTTTGTGCACTCCTCCACCTTGGGAACAACTTCGTCCTCTTTAGGATCAACTTCAGGCCCAACGGTTGTGTCAGAAGAATCAGCTGCACATTCAGAAATTAGCAGATAGCTCACAAATAATATCATTCTACAATTTCAAATCACAGCATACTACTAATAATTCAGCATCAAAATCAGAACTAAACAATCTGAGTTAATCAGGGGAGGCGAGAACTTGTCCTCACCTTTCTGCCCCTTGCGTGCTGCCGCTGCTACCTTGGATTTTGTGGACCTTCTCGTCCTTTTCTTCGCCGCAGCCACCTCTTTCACCATCCTCTGATCCTGCTGCAAATCCTCATGTGTCTTATATGGTGCAGCTCTCTTCGTCATGTTTTGACCTTCCTGTGTCTTTGCGACCTCTTCTTCCACCGCAATGACTACTGCATGCTCTTCAGAATAACCGCACCTCTTATCTGAAACTACTGCAGACGCAATGGCCCCTACAGTATTCAGAAAATTAGTTTTAGGGACTGTTGACCAGCATTAGCAAAATTAACCTTTTCACAAAGTATGGTAACGAAGGACTCTTAAAGGCAAATTACAAGAAATCAGCACGAAGATCAATGGATACAAGTTACAACGGGGAAGCGTGGACTTGTCCTAACCTTTGTGCTCCTTCCGGACTGCCGCTTGTACGTCCTCCTCTTTCTGATCCAACACGATCTTCACCTTGGATCTCGCTGACCTTCTCATCCTCATTCCTACGGCCACCTCTTCCGCATCCACAGATGCCGCGGCAGCCTCCTCTGCCACCGTCCTCTTGTTCCCCGGCAAGGTGTTTGGGGCCGGCACCAcgtccttctcctcctccgtcTTACGTGCCCCGGCCTTCCTTGTCTTCCCCCGTGCACGGCCACCGCGAGGGCGCCCGTGCTCCTGCTCCTCTCTGATCACCTCTGCCGTTTCCGGGGGCACCGCAGCCTTCCGTGCCACCGTCCTCTGGCACCCCTGCAAGGTTAAGCTGGCTTGGTCTGCCACATCCTCTTCCGTATTACCCGCTGCGACCATCCTTGTTTTGGCTCGCGCACGGCCGCCCCGGGGGAGCAGAGACCCGTGCGTCTGCTCCTCCATATTAGTCACCTCCTTCATCGCCgacatcggcggcggcggcggcggcggcaccgtcCTCCCGATCTCGTCGGTCCTGTCCACCTAATCAACACAGCAAACAACCTCCACGTGCATCAAATCGACAACCCCAGCTGCTCCCAAACGCCCCACGAACACGCATGGGAATAGTCCACAGAGATTCACCCCGAACAGAAGGAATAGAACTGGGGATGCTCACCGAGGGGAGACACCGAAGCGCTTCCGCCATGGCCGCGTTGGACATGTTCGCACGGATGCCATTGCTCTTGCAGAGCGCCTGGAGCTCTCGGCGAGGGAGGGAATCGAaatccatggccgccgccgccgcctcttcTCTCGCGTTTCCCCTTCCGTTTAGTGCGTTCTCATCCGGGCTCCTCTCGATCCACTGCTCGTTTCAAATATTTGAACGTTAGAAGAGGAGATGCTGCTCAGCGTGGGCCGGGCCCTCACGGCGGCGTTATGTAACCTTCCGGGGCCGCTGCATGTGGGCCAACTCCAGGTCGCCTGCTTTGCCGTCAGTCGGCCTGGGCCCTGGGCCAAACGGACGGCCGCGATGCGAGGGCAACTTCACATGGCAGTGGCACACCTGCACACATCTTCCTACACGAAGAGAGTTTGTTGTATccggctaaggccttgttttcattcaaaaatccaaaaactttactTCTcaccatatcgaatcttacaacatatacataaagtgttaaatatagacaaaaaaagttatacagtttatctgtaatttgcgagataaatcttttaagtctatttagtccacgattagacaataattgccaaatacaaacaaaagtgctacggttgtcaaatccaaaaaaaattttgaatctaAACCAGGCCTAATAAAATTATTAATTGTTAGTTGGATCTCTATAATAACTATCTCACTAGTTGGAGACCCTCTTCAAATCTCTATAGATACTAATAATTATGTGCTAATAATTATATCTTTAGAATCCAAACAACATAGATAATAGACTAACTAATTGTTAGTTGGAACCTTATATAACGACCATCCCACCAGTTGGACCAAATCAGATAATACCAAACATGactgataataataataactaatAGTTGTCCTACTAATATTTTTATTAGCTATGCATCCAAACGCCTCCGGCTAATAGTTAGCTAGCTAATATTAGCAGATAGTGAGAATCCAAACAGAGTCTACGTGGTGGCAAGCAAAGCGCGTCCTCAAGCAAAATCAATGGGCGTTGGCGACAGCAAATCACGATTGAGTACGTAGAGAGCTAACAAAAGTTCCTCATTCTTGTGTCCCCTTGTTGTTTCTTCACTAATAAATTTTGATTACGAGTCCGTTGAATTGGACCGGAAAAGCAGGCACTTCTTTGTCATATCCGAAAACTTGATTGAAGTATATACAAGATAACAAAGTTTTACATACAAATCTATCAGCTGCATTAAAGATTTGTGCTAATCTGACCAAGTCTGATTGCTACTTCCGTTCCAACCAAACCGTGACAGCGCAGgacgttcttcttcttcttcctaccTGATCagcgtttcatatttttcttttttcatttCAGACGTTCTTCCATTCCCTAAAAAAATGGCATGGCTCACATGCGTATCCTTCCTGGGCAAC contains:
- the LOC8080219 gene encoding uncharacterized protein LOC8080219 gives rise to the protein MVGSDVPPGGSGAPPGSPERPRKRKSGAEVAAAAEDASPRRTTRSSASSSAQVDVKGAVAWARRVAAGELWAVRGRNRGIDVDLEPLGAVILAVRHVRSKLDPDDPDTPYYKKQRRHHKQDTRSSGRRAGELGHLSSFLESTRKRIGIDPVTCQAAIPEYNDPSEESNANYRNDKDTLQRMGTVVRLPPIVEPPRTRKCSHPVSEDDNCKCSHPGSEACVEVHVREAWKRVKYQLGDQAFRNCGFDAMGERVLKLWTAEEKKKLADIEKLIPQSKSSDEDFMKVALEQFSSERTTDLAKYYYNVFLPRRLASLNRTEATNSIDASPDNEGNNQDDDNKVHRSEEKSKGSGSSSKRSLG
- the LOC8079703 gene encoding uncharacterized protein LOC8079703 isoform X3, which produces MDFDSLPRRELQALCKSNGIRANMSNAAMAEALRCLPSVDRTDEIGRTVPPPPPPPMSAMKEVTNMEEQTHGSLLPRGGRARAKTRMVAAGNTEEDVADQASLTLQGCQRTVARKAAVPPETAEVIREEQEHGRPRGGRARGKTRKAGARKTEEEKDVVPAPNTLPGNKRTVAEEAAAASVDAEEVAVGMRMRRSARSKVKIVLDQKEEDVQAAVRKEHKGAIASAVVSDKRCGYSEEHAVVIAVEEEVAKTQEGQNMTKRAAPYKTHEDLQQDQRMVKEVAAAKKRTRRSTKSKVAAAARKGQKADSSDTTVGPEVDPKEDEVVPKVEECTKPQEGKNETRKATVYKAREEVQPGQVTIAPEAMAAVPQEGQNVTRRAAPHKTHEDLQQDQRPAEEVAMAKKRTRRSTRSKVTTAARKGQKADSSDTTIGSEVDPNEHEVVPKVEEAAKPQEGENETRKVTVYKAQEEVQPGQVTVAPEAIAAVEAEEVATAKRKRRRPTRSKVRVAACKDQKVNEPTVSDDPKEEQVVQVVEEGPTKPNEEEREQISNVRPFASLPKLVDSPILGVVSKPNAADASDKVAVADEEAIKEDDFTFTGEADLSKLLVNTLDRFAKPMYVSTDKEEKKGSECWWMLL
- the LOC8079703 gene encoding uncharacterized protein LOC8079703 isoform X4 translates to MDFDSLPRRELQALCKSNGIRANMSNAAMAEALRCLPSVDRTDEIGRTVPPPPPPPMSAMKEVTNMEEQTHGSLLPRGGRARAKTRMVAAGNTEEDVADQASLTLQGCQRTVARKAAVPPETAEVIREEQEHGRPRGGRARGKTRKAGARKTEEEKDVVPAPNTLPGNKRTVAEEAAAASVDAEEVAVGMRMRRSARSKVKIVLDQKEEDVQAAVRKEHKGAIASAVVSDKRCGYSEEHAVVIAVEEEVAKTQEGQNMTKRAAPYKTHEDLQQDQRMVKEVAAAKKRTRRSTKSKVAAAARKGQKADSSDTTVGPEVDPKEDEVVPKVEECTKPQEGKNETRKATVYKAREEVQPGQVTIAPEAMAAVPQEGQNVTRRAAPHKTHEDLQQDQRPAEEVAMAKKRTRRSTRSKVTTAARKGQKADSSDTTIGSEVDPNEHEVVPKVEEAAKPQEGENETRKVTVYKAQEEVQPGQVTVAPEAIAAVEAEEVATAKRKRRRPTRSKVRVAACKDQKVNEPTVSDDPKEEQVVQVVEEGPTKPNEEREQISNVRPFASLPKLVDSPILGVVSKPNAADASDKVAVADEEAIKEDDFTFTGEADLSKLLVNTLDRFAKPMYVSTDKEEKKGSECWWMLL
- the LOC8079703 gene encoding uncharacterized protein LOC8079703 isoform X2, with protein sequence MDFDSLPRRELQALCKSNGIRANMSNAAMAEALRCLPSVDRTDEIGRTVPPPPPPPMSAMKEVTNMEEQTHGSLLPRGGRARAKTRMVAAGNTEEDVADQASLTLQGCQRTVARKAAVPPETAEVIREEQEHGRPRGGRARGKTRKAGARKTEEEKDVVPAPNTLPGNKRTVAEEAAAASVDAEEVAVGMRMRRSARSKVKIVLDQKEEDVQAAVRKEHKGAIASAVVSDKRCGYSEEHAVVIAVEEEVAKTQEGQNMTKRAAPYKTHEDLQQDQRMVKEVAAAKKRTRRSTKSKVAAAARKGQKADSSDTTVGPEVDPKEDEVVPKVEECTKPQEGKNETRKATVYKAREEVQPGQVTIAPEAMAAVPQEGQNVTRRAAPHKTHEDLQQDQRPAEEVAMAKKRTRRSTRSKVTTAARKGQKADSSDTTIGSEVDPNEHEVVPKVEEAAKPQEGENETRKVTVYKAQEEVQPGQVTVAPEAIAAVEAEEVATAKRKRRRPTRSKVRVAACKDQKADSSDAVNEPTVSDDPKEEQVVQVVEEGPTKPNEEREQISNVRPFASLPKLVDSPILGVVSKPNAADASDKVAVADEEAIKEDDFTFTGEADLSKLLVNTLDRFAKPMYVSTDKEEKKGSECWWMLL
- the LOC8079703 gene encoding uncharacterized protein LOC8079703 isoform X5; amino-acid sequence: MDFDSLPRRELQALCKSNGIRANMSNAAMAEALRCLPSVDRTDEIGRTVPPPPPPPMSAMKEVTNMEEQTHGSLLPRGGRARAKTRMVAAGNTEEDVADQASLTLQGCQRTVARKAAVPPETAEVIREEQEHGRPRGGRARGKTRKAGARKTEEEKDVVPAPNTLPGNKRTVAEEAAAASVDAEEVAVGMRMRRSARSKVKIVLDQKEEDVQAAVRKEHKGAIASAVVSDKRCGYSEEHAVVIAVEEEVAKTQEGQNMTKRAAPYKTHEDLQQDQRMVKEVAAAKKRTRRSTKSKVAAAARKGQKADSSDTTVGPEVDPKEDEVVPKVEECTKPQEGKNETRKATVYKAREEVQPGQVTIAPEAMAAVPQEGQNVTRRAAPHKTHEDLQQDQRPAEEVAMAKKRTRRSTRSKVTTAARKGQKGSEVDPNEHEVVPKVEEAAKPQEGENETRKVTVYKAQEEVQPGQVTVAPEAIAAVEAEEVATAKRKRRRPTRSKVRVAACKDQKADSSDAVNEPTVSDDPKEEQVVQVVEEGPTKPNEEEREQISNVRPFASLPKLVDSPILGVVSKPNAADASDKVAVADEEAIKEDDFTFTGEADLSKLLVNTLDRFAKPMYVSTDKEEKKGSECWWMLL
- the LOC8079703 gene encoding uncharacterized protein LOC8079703 isoform X1; this encodes MDFDSLPRRELQALCKSNGIRANMSNAAMAEALRCLPSVDRTDEIGRTVPPPPPPPMSAMKEVTNMEEQTHGSLLPRGGRARAKTRMVAAGNTEEDVADQASLTLQGCQRTVARKAAVPPETAEVIREEQEHGRPRGGRARGKTRKAGARKTEEEKDVVPAPNTLPGNKRTVAEEAAAASVDAEEVAVGMRMRRSARSKVKIVLDQKEEDVQAAVRKEHKGAIASAVVSDKRCGYSEEHAVVIAVEEEVAKTQEGQNMTKRAAPYKTHEDLQQDQRMVKEVAAAKKRTRRSTKSKVAAAARKGQKADSSDTTVGPEVDPKEDEVVPKVEECTKPQEGKNETRKATVYKAREEVQPGQVTIAPEAMAAVPQEGQNVTRRAAPHKTHEDLQQDQRPAEEVAMAKKRTRRSTRSKVTTAARKGQKADSSDTTIGSEVDPNEHEVVPKVEEAAKPQEGENETRKVTVYKAQEEVQPGQVTVAPEAIAAVEAEEVATAKRKRRRPTRSKVRVAACKDQKADSSDAVNEPTVSDDPKEEQVVQVVEEGPTKPNEEEREQISNVRPFASLPKLVDSPILGVVSKPNAADASDKVAVADEEAIKEDDFTFTGEADLSKLLVNTLDRFAKPMYVSTDKEEKKGSECWWMLL